The Gloeobacter violaceus PCC 7421 DNA window GCTCAAGCCGGGTGCTCCCCAAGGCGTGGTGGACGCCCTCGTCGACCAGTTGCGCGGCTGGAATCTGGAAACCCAGACCATCGTCGGGCGTGAAAACGTGGTAATCGGCCTGATTGGTGACACCAGCAGTCTCTGCGACGACCGCGTGCAGGAACTGAGCCCCTTCATCGACCGGGTTCTGCGGGTCAAAAAGCGCTTCAAGCGCGCCTCGCGCGAATTTCATCCCGAGCGCACTGTGGTGAGTGTCCCGACGGCGGGCGGCACGGTCGAAATTGGGGGCGAAGGGCCTCTGGTGTGTATGGCGGGTCCATGCTCGGTAGAATCCGAAGCGATGATCCTGGAGACGGCCCACCGGGTCAAAGCGGCCGGTGCCCGGATCCTGCGCGGCGGTGCCTACAAACCGCGCACCTCGCCCTACGACTTTCAAGGCCACGGCGAATCGGCTCTCGAACTGCTGGCTGCCGCCCGTACCGCGACAGGCCTGGCTATCGTCACTGAGGTGATGGACACCAGTGATCTCGAAGCCATTGCCGAGGTCGCCGATATTGTGCAAGTCGGCGCGCGCAACATGCAGAATTATTCGCTGCTCAAAAAAGTCGGTCAGCAGCCCAAGCCGGTGCTGCTGAAGCGGGCTTTCTCCGCCACCATCGACGAGTGGCTGCTTGCGGCGGAGTATATTTTGGCGGCGGGCAATCCGAATGTGATTCTCTGCGAGCGGGGTATACGCACTTTCGACCGCCAGTACACCCGCAACACCCTCGATCTGGCCGCTGTGCCGGTTCTGCGCAGCATTACCCACCTGCCGGTGATTGTCGACCCGAGCCACGGCACTGGCCTATCGCAATTTGTCGAATCGTGCAGCAAGGCGGCGGTCGCCATCGGCGCCGACGGCTTGATGATCGAAGTACACCCCGATCCGGCCCGCGCCCTTTCGGACGGTCCGCAATGCCTGACGCCGGACGAGTTTGATGCTGCGATGGCGAACCTAGCCCCGATCGCCCTCGCGGTGGGGCGGCCGCTACAAACGGCCGCCCCGGCCGCAGCCCGTCCTTGAGCGCTACGCCGCACTGATCAGGTGCAATTCCACTTGCAGTTCGTTTGCCTCGGTTGCCGCAACCTCGGGGAAAAAATTCAAACGGGCATCGACGCCCTTGCCGAAAAAAGTTTTGAACTTCGGCAGGCGGTCCTCCCAACGCTGGCGATCCACTTTGAGCGAGTCAAAGCGCAACACCAGGGTGTAGCGGCCTTCGACAATCTCCTCGCGGTAGCCCAGCAACTCGGGCAACTCTTCATCGCGGCGGCTAAGTCCGATGCGCTTGAGGGCGTCGGCCATGTGGCGCGACTTGAAGTAGCTGCGCTTCGAGATATCCGACAGTACCTGCTTTTGAATCTCGGTGGCCTGCGCGTCGCGCACCGCATCGATGTTGGCGGGCGGTGCAGCCAACACCGCTGAGGGCTTGACCTCCGAAAATCGCAGCGTGATCCCCCCCACCAGCGGAAACAGAAAGTAATTGAGGCCCACAAAGCTCAAATTGGCCCCCAGATCCGCAAGCCCCGGTTGGGTCTGCAGAATGTAGCCGACCACGAATAGAGCGAACAACAACAGACCGAGCCCGGTGAGCAGGGTCGGCAACGTTAAGAGGGGCGATTTTTTGGCAAGGCTCATGCGCAACTGGATGCATCTTCATCCAGAATGCCCTAGATTCGGCCGCGGCGGTCCGGGATTCACTGGCGAGGCTTGCACTGGCCGCTGCGGATCAGCCCGACCCGACGGGCAATCGCGTCGCCACGGTCCTCAAAAGGACCCCAGGTTTTCTCGGCTGTCTCCAACTGCTGCTGGGTGATCTCGCAACTGCCGTCGGGAAGCTTGTGGATAAACCAGGGATGAGCCGATTCCATAGACTCAAATAGGACGTAGGAAAGTAGAAAATAGGACCCGGCAACTCCTGCTTTCTTCCCCCCAAGCCGAATCCTGTCTCTCTAAATACTAGCTTCCTGGCGGCAAGAAGACACCGAAAAATACACAGATTTTGGTAGGAGCGAATATTTGGCGGCGCAGGAGGCTTAACTTTTCGCTACAATCTGGATCGACGAAGCACGAAAAAGGCCGGTTGCCATGCGAGTGCGGATAGCGGGGGCGGGTCTGTCGGGATTCAGTGGTGCGGGTGGTCCGACCGACCGTCGATTTACATCTATCGTGCTTGCACCTGGAGGTATTCCTGGGCAGCCGTTTGCCGATTTCTCACTAGAGGGCGGTTTTACCAAACGAGTCGATGTGGTCAGTATGGAAGGTGTGCTCCTCTCCGGTAAGCTATGTGCTGGTGCACTCACCGGATCTTTCGCCAACCGCTCTGCCACGGTCCATGCTTGCTAGAGACAAGTCCCTGGAATCTTACGAGGCCTGCCGCCAGTTAACGGCGGAGTACTCCAAAACGTTCTACTTCGCCTCGCTGCTGTTTCCCATGGAGAAGCGCCGGGCGATCTGGGCGATTTATGCCTGGTGCCGCCGCACCGACGAGTTGGTGGACAGCCTTGACTTCAAGGCGGACCCGCGGATGCTCGACCGCTGGCAGGAGCGTCTGGATAAAATTTTTGGCGGTGGGGGCGAGGACGTTTATGATCTGGCTCTCGCAGACGCGGTGCGCAATTTTCCTCTAGAGATTCGACCTTTCCTCGACATGATCGAAGGCATGCGCATGGACCTCACCCAGGCTCGCTACGAGAACTGGGAGGAGCTGCATACCTATTGCTACCGGGTGGCGGGCACGGTCGGGCTGATGTCCTGTGCGGTCATGGGATTGGTAGATGATTGTCCGGAGGCACGCAGGCGGGCTGTCGCCCTCGGGGTTGCCAAGCAGATGACCAACATTTTGCGCGATGTCGGCGAGGACGCCCGGCGCGGCCGAATCTATCTGCCGCTGGAGGATCTGCGCAAGTTCGGCTATTCGGAGGAAGACCTGTTTGCTTATGTGGTCGACGAGCGCTGGGCAGCGTTGATGGAATTTGAAATTGCCCGTGCCGAGGCAATTTATCTAGAAGCCGAAAAAGGCATCCCGTACTTGATCCCCGATGCCCGATGGCCGGTGTGGGCCTCGCTGATTCTCTACCGGCGCATCCTGACCAAGGTGCGCTCCAACGGCTATCAAAATTTTTTACAAAGGGCCTATGTGCCCCGCGCCGAGAAGTTTCTGCTGCTGCCGGTCGCCTGGGCAAAGGCCCAGACATGAAGGGGGCTTCCAGGGCAAGGCCCCTGAGCCTCAGTCCTACGGCGCTCAAGCTCTACGTGCGCTGTGCCTACGCCTACGCCCTTGACAAGATCGTCAAAGTCCCCGGATATCGACGGATAATCGCCGCCCACCTGCACACGGGCCGGGCGGTGCATACGGTGCTGGAGCAACTTGTCCGCCAGGAGCAGATCCGGCCCGAGGACGCGGTGAGTTCACTGGAGCGGACTTTTAGTTGGGGAGCCTATACGGACCGTCAGACGGCTGAGGCTGCCTTCCAGACCGCCCGCGCGCGCCTCGACGCCTGGGTGGGAACGCCCTACGGCTGGGGAGCAGGCGAGCAACTCGCCGTCGAGAAGATGCTGCGCACCAGACCACGACCCCTGGGCAGCGCATCGATAGGCAGTGTAGTGTTGATCGGGAAACCCGATCTGGTACGGGTGGACCCCGAAGGTACCCTCGAAGTGGTCGATCACAAGTCGGGTAAACCCGGCGATGGGGTCGAGGCTCTAAAGCGGGACTTCCAGGCGGCCATTTACCGCATTCTGGCCGAGGAACGTTGGCCAGATTATTCGGCTTACCGGGTCAGTTTCAGCTATCTGGCCACCGGTACCGTGATCGGTCTTACCTACACGCGCGAAGAAGTGGAGGATTGGTGGCAGGCGTTGTTGACGGTGGCAGAGCGGATCGCCCGCGCCCGTCTGGCCGTCGAAAACGACATTGCGCTCGAGGAAGCTTTTGTGCCCGCTCCTGGAGAGCAATGCGCAGCCTGCACGTTCCGGCGGGTCTGCGCTTTTCGGGCCAGTTAAAATGACCGGACTGGCAGATTCAAGACGATTCAATTGGATTTATCTGTACTATAAGTTCGATTGATCGACAGTTCGCGTTATGTAGCGGCAATAGCAGTTTGACGGCGGGGAGCAACAAACAAGGACCGTTAGAGATTTTCTCTGGCATTGTCGTGGGGGGCTGCAGGTGGCATCTAAGCTGGAAGAATGTCCACAGTCCAGGTTCGCTCGGGTGGATTGCAGTTGCTCGCAATGCGCTTCCGAAACTGCCCCCCGTCGAGGCCGGTGGACTATTTAGGGCGTGCTCTTCATCCCTTCGGCCGGGGCGCTCATTGCTCCGCCGGGTTCGCTTGTCGACTCGGTGGTGGTTGTGGTGGTCGTTTCCGATTCGGTGGCAGGGCTTGAGCAACCGACCAACAAGGCTCCAAGAGCGAACACGATCAGGTACTTTTTCATTACGGTTTGCTCTCCGTGGTGGTCGTGGTGGTCGTTGAAGTCTCACCCATCGGGGTCGACTCGGTGGTGGTCGTGGTGTTCGTCTCAGTCTCGGTCTCCGGACTGGAGCAACCGACCAGCAACGCTCCCAGTGCAAGAACAATCGCGAACTTCTTCATCGGATGTTCACCTTTAGAGTTTCCAACCGCAAAACAAAACGCTGTCAATGTGAAGAACAGCTTTTCGCTTTGCGCCTCAGTCCAAAACGAATCATACCAGAAAGCTCAAACGGGACAATCCTTCAGAAGATGGGGCACCTGCAGGAATGCCCGCCCGGATCCCAAGGAAATCGGATGCTGTGCGGAGCGCTCCCCACCGCGCTCCCGGGCGGATCGCCAACTACCGCGGAGCGCGCTATGATGTTGGCTGCCCTCGGGCGGGTATAGTTTAGTGGTAAAACGAAAGCTTCCCAAGCTTTAGTTGCGGGTTCGATTCCCGCTACCCGCTTAAACAGCGATTGACGCCTTTGCACAAGACGGTTCAGCCTGAACAATTTTGTTGCGGTGACGGACTTTTCTGAGCTGCGGGTCTTCGGCGACTGGGATCTGCAACCCCGGCTAGGATGATCGAAAGGACGCGGGGTCCGGTTGTACCTGCGTGCAGCACCGCTCAATGGCAGGACAGTCGCTTCGGGAACGCTGGAATATCTCGCGCCTGGCTCTTAAATACCCCTGGCTGACCCTCGGTTTTTGGGTGGCCCTGAGTGTGGCTGGGATATTTGCCTTCGGATCGCTCAAATACGCGCTTTTTCCGGACATCACCTTTCCGGTGCTCGTGGTCAACGGCAGCCATTCTTCACTAAGCGCCGAGGACACCGAGGCGAATCTCACCCGCCCGCTTGAACAACGGCTCAAAAATCTCGCGGGGGTGGACAAAGTCCGCTCCCAAAGTTACCCGGGCCAGTCGGTGGTCAGTCTGGCCCTGGCGGTAGGCACCGACCTGGAAGCGGCAAAGCGCGAGGTGCAAACGGCGCTTGCGCAGGCGGCTCTACCCGCCGATGCCACGGTCACAGTCGCTCCCGTCAACCTCAACGAGACGGCGGTAGCCAGTTACGCCATCCAAAGCGACACGAGCGATTTAGACACCCTGGCCAAGGTCGCCCGTGCCCGCATCGTGCCGGCTCTCGAAAAGGTACCGGGGGTGCTCAAGGTCACGCTTCTCGGTGAGCGCGGCCTGGCGGACAATCCCACCGCCGTTCGCTTTGGCGGCAAGGACGCCCTGGCTGTGCAGGTGATCAAGCGCGCTCGGGCCAACACGCTGGAGGTGGTGCGCTCGGTGGACCAGGAGGTAGAACGCCTGCGCCAAGCACTGACGGGGATCGAGCTACGCCTTGCCGCCACCCAGGCCGACTACATCCGCGAAGCGAGCCAAGCCACCGTCGAAGCGCTGGCCCTGGCGGTCGCCCTCTCGGTGATGGTAATCTTTCCGTTTCTCGGCAGCTGGCGGGCTACGCTCATCTCGGCCCTGGCCATTCCGATTTCGCTGCTGGGTACATTCATTGTGATGGCGCTTTTGGGTTTCAACCTGGAGACCATCACGCTGTTGGCACTGGCGCTGGTCATTGGAATCATCATCGATGACGCCATTGTCGACGTTGAGAATATTGCCCGGCACCTCGATGAGGGGGAGTCGCCTTACCAGGCGGCGGTCTTGGCCACCGACGAAATCGGCCTGACGGTGACAGCGGCCACCATGACGATCGTGGCGGTCTTTTTGCCCGTGGGTCTGATGGGGGGCGTACTTGGCCAATTTTTTCGTCCCTTCGGAATCACCGTTTCGGCGGCGGTGATCACCTCGCTGTTGGTGGCGCGCACGCTCTCGCCGCTGCTCGCCTCGCGCTGGCTCAAGGCGCGCCCGCATCGGCCCGCCAAAATCGAGGCTTCCTGGCAGACTGGATTGGTGTGCCGCTACCGACGCATTCTCACCTGGGCGCTTGAACATCGCCCCGCGGTGATCGCTCTTGCCCTGGCAAGCTTCGTGGCTGGGCTGGCACTCATCCCACTGATTCCCAAGGGTTTTATTCCCCACCTCGACCGTGGCGAATTCAATGTCCAGTTCGCAGCATCCCTCGGTACACCGGTTGAAGACTCGCTGGCGGTGGCCAAGCAACTTGAAGACATACTGCGCGGGTTCCCCGATGTAGCGGCAATTTTTACGACGGTCGGGGAGCGGGGGGCAAGCCACAGGGGTTTGCTCTACGTGAAGCTGCGCGAGGAGCGCACCCTCAAAACTTTTGACCTGCAAGACCAACTGCGCGACCGTCTGCCGCCGCTTGAAGGCGTGGATGTGAGCGTCGAAGATATTCCTTTTGTGGACAATGGTGCCCAGAAACCCCTGGAAGTCGCCCTTTTGGGTCAAGATCTAGAGCAACTGCAGAGTGCTGCCGCCGCGCTAAAAGAGCGGCTTGCCAAGCAGCCGGGCTTTGCGGATCTGGCCGTCGGTGGGGCGGGGCAGTACGAGGGGCTCACCGTCGAAATTTCGCACCTGGATGGCGAGCGGGCGGTGTATCTGAGCAGCAACCTCAGCCGCGGGCTGACCATCGGCGAGGCGACCGATCGCGTCAAAGCGGCGGCAAAGACGGTGCTTCCCGCCGGGGTGCGCCTCAGCTTTGGAGGCGATACCGAAAATGTCTCCAATGTCTTTGGCGGCTTTGCGGCGACGCTGGTGCTCTCGGTGGTCTGTATCCTGGGGGTGCTGCTGTGGCTATTTCGCAGTTGGACCGACCCGTTGGTGGTGCTGCTGTCGCTGCCGCTTTCGGTGGTGGGAGCGATGCTCGCGCAATTTGTCACCCGCAGCGATTTCGGGATGATCTCGGTGATCGGGATCATCTTTTTGTTGGGTCTGGTCAATAAAAATGCGATTATCCTGGTCGATTACATCAACCAACTGCGCGCCGGTGGACTCGCGACCCGCGAAGCGATTCTCAAGGCGGGACCGATTCGCCTCAGGCCCATCTTGATGACCACGGCAGCGGCGATACTCGGCATGCTGCCCATTGCCCTGGGGCTTGGGGCGGGGGCCGAACTGCGCGCGCCGATGGCTATCGCCATCATCGGCGGGCTGTTGACCTCGACGCTGCTCAGCCTTATCGTGGTCCCCGTTGCCTATAGCCTGTTCGCCCCCTTGAAAGAATCCAAACACACCCTATGACCCTGCGCGTGTTCGTGACGGGCGGCACCGGCTTCGTGGGAGCCAACCTCGTGCGCTTGCTGCTCACCGAAGGTTACAGCGTGCGCGCCCTGGTGCGTGAACCTGCGAAGGCACAAGATCTGGCGGCCCTCGGTGCCGAAGTGGTAGCCGGAGATCTGGGCAGTCGCGCTCTGGCTGGGCAGATGGCGGGCTGCCGGGCGCTCTTTCACGTCGCCGCCCACTACAGCTTGCTGCAGGCCGATCGCGAGCGGCTCTGGCAATCGAACGTGCTCGGAACCCGCAACGTGCTCGCGGCAGCCCGCGAGGC harbors:
- the aroF gene encoding 3-deoxy-7-phosphoheptulonate synthase — translated: MIVVLKPGAPQGVVDALVDQLRGWNLETQTIVGRENVVIGLIGDTSSLCDDRVQELSPFIDRVLRVKKRFKRASREFHPERTVVSVPTAGGTVEIGGEGPLVCMAGPCSVESEAMILETAHRVKAAGARILRGGAYKPRTSPYDFQGHGESALELLAAARTATGLAIVTEVMDTSDLEAIAEVADIVQVGARNMQNYSLLKKVGQQPKPVLLKRAFSATIDEWLLAAEYILAAGNPNVILCERGIRTFDRQYTRNTLDLAAVPVLRSITHLPVIVDPSHGTGLSQFVESCSKAAVAIGADGLMIEVHPDPARALSDGPQCLTPDEFDAAMANLAPIALAVGRPLQTAAPAAARP
- a CDS encoding DUF2854 domain-containing protein, giving the protein MSLAKKSPLLTLPTLLTGLGLLLFALFVVGYILQTQPGLADLGANLSFVGLNYFLFPLVGGITLRFSEVKPSAVLAAPPANIDAVRDAQATEIQKQVLSDISKRSYFKSRHMADALKRIGLSRRDEELPELLGYREEIVEGRYTLVLRFDSLKVDRQRWEDRLPKFKTFFGKGVDARLNFFPEVAATEANELQVELHLISAA
- a CDS encoding phytoene synthase, whose product is MWSVWKVCSSPVSYVLVHSPDLSPTALPRSMLARDKSLESYEACRQLTAEYSKTFYFASLLFPMEKRRAIWAIYAWCRRTDELVDSLDFKADPRMLDRWQERLDKIFGGGGEDVYDLALADAVRNFPLEIRPFLDMIEGMRMDLTQARYENWEELHTYCYRVAGTVGLMSCAVMGLVDDCPEARRRAVALGVAKQMTNILRDVGEDARRGRIYLPLEDLRKFGYSEEDLFAYVVDERWAALMEFEIARAEAIYLEAEKGIPYLIPDARWPVWASLILYRRILTKVRSNGYQNFLQRAYVPRAEKFLLLPVAWAKAQT
- a CDS encoding RecB family exonuclease, whose translation is MKGASRARPLSLSPTALKLYVRCAYAYALDKIVKVPGYRRIIAAHLHTGRAVHTVLEQLVRQEQIRPEDAVSSLERTFSWGAYTDRQTAEAAFQTARARLDAWVGTPYGWGAGEQLAVEKMLRTRPRPLGSASIGSVVLIGKPDLVRVDPEGTLEVVDHKSGKPGDGVEALKRDFQAAIYRILAEERWPDYSAYRVSFSYLATGTVIGLTYTREEVEDWWQALLTVAERIARARLAVENDIALEEAFVPAPGEQCAACTFRRVCAFRAS
- a CDS encoding efflux RND transporter permease subunit, with protein sequence MAGQSLRERWNISRLALKYPWLTLGFWVALSVAGIFAFGSLKYALFPDITFPVLVVNGSHSSLSAEDTEANLTRPLEQRLKNLAGVDKVRSQSYPGQSVVSLALAVGTDLEAAKREVQTALAQAALPADATVTVAPVNLNETAVASYAIQSDTSDLDTLAKVARARIVPALEKVPGVLKVTLLGERGLADNPTAVRFGGKDALAVQVIKRARANTLEVVRSVDQEVERLRQALTGIELRLAATQADYIREASQATVEALALAVALSVMVIFPFLGSWRATLISALAIPISLLGTFIVMALLGFNLETITLLALALVIGIIIDDAIVDVENIARHLDEGESPYQAAVLATDEIGLTVTAATMTIVAVFLPVGLMGGVLGQFFRPFGITVSAAVITSLLVARTLSPLLASRWLKARPHRPAKIEASWQTGLVCRYRRILTWALEHRPAVIALALASFVAGLALIPLIPKGFIPHLDRGEFNVQFAASLGTPVEDSLAVAKQLEDILRGFPDVAAIFTTVGERGASHRGLLYVKLREERTLKTFDLQDQLRDRLPPLEGVDVSVEDIPFVDNGAQKPLEVALLGQDLEQLQSAAAALKERLAKQPGFADLAVGGAGQYEGLTVEISHLDGERAVYLSSNLSRGLTIGEATDRVKAAAKTVLPAGVRLSFGGDTENVSNVFGGFAATLVLSVVCILGVLLWLFRSWTDPLVVLLSLPLSVVGAMLAQFVTRSDFGMISVIGIIFLLGLVNKNAIILVDYINQLRAGGLATREAILKAGPIRLRPILMTTAAAILGMLPIALGLGAGAELRAPMAIAIIGGLLTSTLLSLIVVPVAYSLFAPLKESKHTL